The following are encoded in a window of Impatiens glandulifera chromosome 5, dImpGla2.1, whole genome shotgun sequence genomic DNA:
- the LOC124939108 gene encoding aspartic proteinase 36-like translates to MQIHQFTSFDPASSHSVRPLSCLDKLCSEYGQCANNNSQCGFWCSTSVKGPVFEGGRAIDEIFGFVQGHSSVLSQLISQKVMPNVFSHCLRGDEGGIVVLGEIMHPNMVYSPLINPTEAYYKLDLHSIRVNDQTIAINQSAFKISDTRGTIIDSGTTLVYLRSLHNRNY, encoded by the exons ATGCAGATTCATCAGTTTACCTCCTTTGATCCAGCTAGCTCACATTCAGTTAGGCCGCTTTCATGTTTGGATAAGTTATGTAGTGAATATGGTCAGTGTGCTAATAACAATAGTCAATGTGGATTTTG GTGTAGCACTTCGGTCAAGGGACCGGTATTTGAGGGAGGTCGAGCCATCGACGAAATTTTTGGATTTGTCCAGGGCCACTCGTCTGTCTTGTCGCAGTTGATATCTCAAAAGGTTATGCCCAATGTTTTTTCCCACTGTTTGAGAGGAGACGAGGGAGGTATAGTTGTTCTTGGAGAAATTATGCATCCCAATATGGTGTATAGTCCGCTCATTAATCCAACAGA GGCTTATTATAAGCTAGACCTCCATAGCATTAGAGTGAATGACCAAACTATAGCCATAAATCAATCCGCATTCAAGATATCAGATACTCGAGGAACTATTATCGATTCTGGTACAACATTAGTATATCTACGATCCCTTCATAATCGCA ATTACTAA